In Haliotis asinina isolate JCU_RB_2024 chromosome 15, JCU_Hal_asi_v2, whole genome shotgun sequence, one DNA window encodes the following:
- the LOC137265551 gene encoding protein mono-ADP-ribosyltransferase PARP14-like, with translation MAESPDESGRNNTSASGSYQQQQGAHQQPVHEGHGQIPPIHPKRTAPGQYTDSPQPPPPFYQAYSGYPLTPGSSSRGGTYQQPSNMPAYQGHYAPMHPFQPRPLVPHGAPGAFPGHPEAYGTGQYVPPGYYNTPPPQHQYVGNQQGQTPGPLERRTPGGYASENIPRREAFGPGEDPVDTKGPPKTVLVEGIHKSTSRDTLEMYFESRKRSGGGDIEDFQLNLTEGTALLTFQNHEDAARVASRTTHDHSGRTLKVSLYDISKITDIMVTGLDFSVRKDTLELYFESTKRSGGGEIVGLALKKGKAHITFKDDGVAQRVAARSSHTVAGSEVTVILGKPRQKKPRTIAVTGISKLDVETVEMYFESKKKSGGGEIEQKEFSEEKGIMYITFKAEKVFERVLQHPSHSIQGEQLKVVKAGEEELGDSTPTNSSDEEDTKPSATVQIRGYSKGSSDDAITLYFENRRKSGGGAIEKFTRDDKKGIIIITFENHEAAENVAARQHRLGGQELQVKISVPAVMCRDKVLLSGVPDGASEDKIRNFIEAKTHQTVHQFLYGEEEGDILVFFSEPFKDFTRLSESVRKREFMKATLEVREVPQTTSITVRNIPEHTTEDAVSMYFENSKRSGGGEVEEVILNASERSVVVRFKKSSDADSVSERPHTLSGTSVDVSLHFDCLGESGGSKEPPSTKIPDPEHLKIDVFKIKYLVANRSRLEQIKDELSKIHSEVEIDVGKQEITLTPTFTAEQARTISRTWSKHVVKAMEKQMDSIVVQMIDVNTEEWPDVEFKVKEFEVGNLKVFTEESDRRLVAVGSNELVVEAIRKMKELVKVIQAENERLKNQVTERKTVAVPKLRILKGKGFLNRFTQGYVRVTIDVETGEIVFVGPAEEVQNAQMEMYGDLNEISSQTITSFSGNMTELLRRSTVQEYLQQKLEQQNMAAEGSWEPGLEGIIIYYTSSSGLEALVQFLKTSVQEGTVKLDSDQMSLLTSQSFVEELEKLKRDREDRLIISPMVDRKRLSIAAVAEDYSYSQSAIMDFLQVNTIYAEEMTYSQPVLKFLYMHCRASLDSITQDLKQFSVSFVFKERPQFSVTLKSNQKGLTQAKMFLKGITDKISCQKQVLQRPGIYDFLHSGDVIEQVEKNAKCVISRRSADTDEATHNRPPSDDVSELKYELVFDCAPWPDMMRKIHVVVGSMVRLASDVEAVVVVLREDLSPDSKQAAAVSDKAGESVMAAVRSSGRCSMEGDVMATSSGRLPCKRVILAVGPATNSSYDVKDIIKSVVIASLDEADQQRLTSVALPAFNTTVTHRSMSFDERIKFIFEGIRDFNRNNITDVYICLEDWTDCQPAWKQSVSLFGEERVFANQKEEEQLGGPSVRNRSRRRRGHALGASQSQLNLSTMFTAETEEIPAAAAAPPVAEAAAASVSNMPKPRILLVKADMGVEEADVIVSSSNTNLDLDHGMVSKSLLKHAGPSIQDECKQKYPNGIQFGDIAVTKGGSMQCVEQIYHCVLPSWDDNTGTQTLVDTLTALLLKAHQGGWRSVAIPALGTGNLGYAKTLVAKVMYETVIQFGKDNTDTTIRDVLFIVYPGDEESCKVFEAENKTYVESIGGKVADTQSEIDAERELQLEQYREDLKSSKERRDNPTQAPVSGGTISGFFGGIKNWFSGKKTNVAKYGQQREPDFRSHSVPKPSDSSSKPSEVSLWFYTDEPPNVQIAVDMIYSELDKEKQFKVINDASLKKWSQEQIDKLIKLQHQYGVDISVNKHMGRIKVTGLLSNVSDAYNAIYQTIREVEKDIDEQQYAEELQKVVQWYYIETEEETANNVMREYDALTNAVLEKAFKKGQTKKLVHEGVVFDFNDWIEYPVDDNDDQVQIIRKDLVKGSSSKVPDTWEQAGDEVSVKQVAAGTPEYQDVLKTITDSFAGGTLQVIRIDRVQNNVLYQQFQTKKNQLENQNPNVVVERSLWHGTKQEHTMNICNYGFNRSLCDKSQNEFGEGVYFTTTAPAAAQDRYAPVDANEKRYLFQSRVITGTFTAGQAQLRVPPPRDPAKPELLYDSVVNDPADPKTFVIFSDTQAYPEYFITIKC, from the exons ATGGCCGAGTCTCCCGATGAAAGTGGGAGGAACAACACGTCCGCATCTGGAAGCTACCAGCAACAACAGGGAGCGCATCAGCAGCCAGTGCATGAAGGTCATGGTCAGATTCCGCCCATCCATCCAAAGAGAACAGCCCCTGgccaatacacagatagtcctCAGCCTCCACCACCTTTCTACCAAGCCTATAGTGGATACCCGCTTACCCCGGGATCTTCTTCCAGAGGTGGGACCTACCAACAACCTTCCAACATGCCAGCATATCAAGGGCACTATGCCCCAATGCATCCATTTCAACCAAGACCACTGGTTCCTCATGGGGCACCTGGCGCCTTTCCTGGTCATCCGGAAGCTTATGGTACGGGTCAGTATGTTCCGCCTGGGTATTACAACACACCACCCCCGCAGCACCAGTATGTGGGGAATCAGCAAGGACAAACTCCAGGCCCGTTGGAAAGAAGAACCCCTGGTGGGTACGCTTCAGAAAACATCCCGAGGCGTGAAGCATTTGGTCCAGGAGAAGATCCTGTGGATACAAAAG GTCCACCTAAGACAGTATTGGTGGAGGGAATTCATAAGAGCACGTCAAGGGAcactttggaaatgtattttgagAGCAGGAAACGGTCAGGAGGAGGTGATATAGAAGATTTTCAGCTCAACTTGACTGAAGGCACAGCACTTCTTACATTCCAAAATCATGAAG ATGCAGCACGGGTTGCTAGCAGGACGACACACGATCACAGCGGACGCACATTGAAGGTCTCTCTGTACGACATATCCAAGATCACTGACATCATGGTGACTGGCCTTGATTTCTCTGTCAGAAAGGATACACTGGAGCTGTACTTCGAGAGCACCAAGCGGTCAGGTGGAGGGGAGATAGTTGGACTGGCGTTAAAGAAGGGCAAGGCACACATCACCTTCAAAGACGATGGAG TCGCACAGAGAGTAGCGGCAAGATCATCACACACTGTTGCCGGTAGTGAGGTCACAGTGATACTTGGCAAGCCGAGACAGAAGAAACCAAGAACCATTGCAGTCACTGGAATTTCCAAACTTGATGTAGAAACCGTCGAGATGTACTTTGAATCCAAGAAGAAATCTGGTGGTGGTGAAATAGAGCAAAAGGAATTCAGCGAAGAAAAAGGCATTATGTACATCACGTTCAAAGCAGAGAAAG TGTTTGAGCGGGTACTTCAGCATCCATCACACAGCATCCAAGGCGAGCAGTTGAAAGTTGTCAAAGCCGGAGAGGAAGAGCTTGGAGATTCTACACCTACGAACAGCTCTGACGAAGAGGACACAAAGCCTTCAGCTACCGTTCAGATCCGCGGGTATTCTAAGGGTTCGTCAGACGACGCCATCACTCTGTACTTTGAAAATAGACGTAAATCTGGTGGAGGAGCCATTGAAAAATTCACACGTGATGACAAAAAGGGTATCATTATCATCacatttgaaaatcatgaag CGGCCGAGAATGTTGCCGCTCGTCAGCACAGGCTGGGTGGGCAGGAACTGCAGGTGAAGATATCGGTACCAGCAGTGATGTGTCGGGACAAAGTCCTTCTCTCTGGAGTCCCTGACGGAGCATCGGAAGACAAAATCAGAAACTTCATAGAGGCCAAGACCCACCAGACCGTTCATCAGTTCCTTTATGGAGAAGAAGAAGGGGATATTCTCGTGTTCTTTTCTGAACCATTCAAAG ATTTCACAAGGCTCAGTGAATCAGTCAGGAAAAGGGAGTTTATGAAAGCAACTCTAGAGGTCAGAGAAGTCCCACAGACGACCAGTATCACAGTAAGAAACATTCCAGAGCACACGACAGAGGATGCAGTGTCCATGTATTTCGAAAACAGCAAAAGAAGTGGAGGTGGGGAAGTAGAGGAGGTGATCCTGAATGCATCAGAGCGATCTGTCGTTGTCAGATTCAAGAAAAGTTCAG ATGCTGACTCTGTATCAGAGCGTCCTCATACTTTGAGTGGAACATCTGTGGATGTGAGCCTGCATTTTGACTGTCTAGGAGAGTCAGGTGGCTCCAAAGAACCGCCTTCTACAAAGATTCCAGATCCAGAGCACCTCAAGATTGATGTGTTCAAGATTAAATATCTTGTGGCAAATAGGTCCAGACTGGAACAAATTAAGGATGAACTTTCCAAAATACACAGTGAGGTTGAAATAGATGTTGGCAAACAGGAAATCACACTCACTCCAACTTTCACTGCTGAGCAAGCTAGAACCATCAGTCGAACTTGGTCAAAACATGTAGTAAAGGCTATGGAGAAACAGATGGACTCAATCGTGGTGCAGATGATTGATGTCAATACTGAAGAGTGGCCCGATGTGGAGTTTAAGGTGAAAGAATTTGAAGTGGGAAATCTGAAAGTTTTTACAGAGGAGTCTGACCGTCGACTTGTTGCAGTTGGATCAAATGAACTGGTAGTTGAAGCCATTAGAAAGATGAAGGAACTTGTTAAGGTCATACAGGCTGAAAATGAAAGGCTTAAAAATCAGGTAACCGAAAGAAAAACGGTAGCTGTACCAAAACTTCGTATCTTAAAAGGAAAAGGTTTTCTGAACAGGTTTACCCAAGGATATGTAAGGGTTACTATCGACGTTGAAACAGGAGAGATTGTATTTGTCGGCCCAGCAGAAGAAGTACAGAATGCTCAAATGGAGATGTATGGTGACCtgaatgaaatttcatcacaaacGATAACCAGTTTTTCGGGGAATATGACAGAGCTACTCAGGCGTTCCACTGTACAAGAATACCTCCAACAGAAACTGGAGCAACAGAACATGGCTGCTGAAGGGTCATGGGAGCCGGGCCTGGAAGGTATCATCATATACTACACCAGCAGTTCAGGATTGGAGGCTCTGGTACAGTTCTTGAAAACCTCCGTTCAGGAAGGAACTGTCAAGCTTGACAGTGATCAAATGTCTCTGCTAACATCACAAAGTTTTGTTGAAGAGCTTGAAAAACTAAAACGAGATCGAGAAGACAGATTGATCATCTCTCCGATGGTCGACAGGAAACGTCTCAGCATAGCAGCTGTCGCTGAAGATTACAGCTATTCCCAGTCTGCTATAATGGACTTCCTTCAAGTTAATACCATCTACGCAGAGGAAATGACTTATAGTCAGCCCGTTCTAAAGTTTCTTTATATGCACTGCAGAGCCAGCTTAGACAGCATCACCCAAGACCTGAAACAGTTCAGTGTCAGCTTCGTTTTCAAGGAAAGGCCACAGTTTTCTGTAACGCTGAAGTCTAACCAAAAGGGACTCACTCAAGCTAAGATGTTTCTAAAGGGCATCACTGATAAGATTTCATGTCAAAAGCAAGTTCTACAACGACCAGGTATATATGACTTCcttcattcaggagatgtcatAGAACAAGTGGAGAAGAATGCGAAATGTGTCATCTCAAGGAGGAGTGCCGATACTGACGAGGCGACACATAATCGACCCCCATCTGATGATGTCTCAGAGCTGAAATACGAACTGGTTTTTGATTGTGCTCCATGGCCAGACATGATGAGAAAGATCCATGTTGTGGTTGGCAGTATGGTTCGATTGGCGTCTGATGTCGAGGCAGTGGTGGTTGTCCTGAGGGAAGACCTTAGCCCAGATTCAAAACAAGCTGCGGCTGTCTCTGACAAAG CTGGAGAAAGTGTAATGGCTGCTGTGAGATCCTCTGGAAGATGCAGCATGGAAGGCGATGTAATGGCAACATCATCCGGGAGACTTCCCTGCAAGAGGGTTATCCTCGCAGTTGGCCCTGCCACAAACAGCAGTTATGATGTGAAGGATATTATCAAATCAGTTGTCATTGCTTCTCTTGATGAAGCTGATCAGCAACGTTTGACTTCAGTGGCGCTCCCTGCTTTCAACACGACAGTCACACACAGGTCAATGTCTTTCGATGAAAGGATTAAGTTCATCTTTGAAGGAATCAGAGacttcaacagaaacaacatcacTGATGTTTACATCTGCTTGGAAGACTGGACGGATTGTCAGCCGGCATGGAAACAGTCTGTCTCCTTGTTTGGGGAGGAACGTGTTTTTGCAAACCAGAAGGAAGAAGAACAGTTGGGAGGTCCATCTGTTCGTAACCGTAGCCGCAGACGACGAGGGCACGCTCTTGGCG CAAGTCAGTCCCAGCTGAATCTGTCGACAATGTTTACAGCTGAAACCGAGGagataccagcagcagcagcagctccGCCGGTTGCTGAAGCTGCAGCAGCATCTGTTTCCAATATGCCCAAACCTCGAATATTGTTGGTGAAGGCGGATATGGGAGTCGAGGAG GCTGACGTCATCGTAAGCTCATCTAACACCAACCTGGATCTGGATCATGGCATGGTGTCGAAATCACTTCTGAAACATGCAG GCCCGTCCATTCAAGATGAGTGCAAACAGAAGTACCCGAATGGAATACAATTTGGAGACATAGCAGTTACGAAGGGCGGAAGCATGCAGTGTGTAGAACAGATTTACCACTGTGTTTTGCCAAGCTGGGATGATAACACAGGGACACAG ACACTCGTTGACACATTGACCGCCCTTCTGCTGAAGGCCCATCAAGGAGGCTGGAGGTCCGTGGCCATACCTGCTCTTGGAACAGGGAATCTTGGCTATGCCAAAACTCTGGTTGCCAAGGTTATGTATGAAACGGTGATCCAGTTTGGGAAAGACAATACCGACACCACAATCCGAGATGTGCTGTTCATTGTCTACCCTGGAGATGAAGAGAGTTGCAAG GTTTTTGAGGCAGAGAACAAAACGTATGTGGAATCTATCGGTGGAAAGGTTGCTGACACTCAGAGTG AGATTGATGCCGAGAGAGAGCTTCAGTTGGAACAGTACAGAGAGGATCTGAAATCCAGTAAGGAAAGGAGGGATAATCCAACCCAAGCACCTGTATCTGGCGGTACCATATCTGGATTCTTCGGGGGAATTAAAAATTGGTTTTCTGGAAAGAAAACCAATGTTGCAAAATATGGTCAACAGCGTGAGCCGGATTTCCGGTCACATAGCGTCCCCAAACCTTCAGACAGCAGCTCGAAACCTTCTGAAGTGTCTCTCTGGTTCTATACAGATGAGCCACCAAATGTTCAAATAGCTGTTGACATGATATACAGCGAGCTGgataaagaaaaacaatttaAAGTTATCAATGACGCCTCTCTAAAGAAATGGAGTCAAGAACAG ATTGACAAATTGATCAAGCTCCAACATCAATATGGAGTAGACATAAGTGTGAATAAGCACATGGGACGCATCAAGGTTACCGGCCTTTTGAGCAACGTATCGGATGCGTATAACGCTATCTACCAGACAATCCGAGAAGTGGAGAAGGACATCGACGAACAACAGTATGCCGAGGAGCTTCAGAAGGTAGTTCAGTGGTATTATATTGAAACAGAGGAGGAGACGGCAAATAACGTCATGAGAGAATATGATGCTCTGACCAATGCTGTTCTGGAGAAAGCCTTCAAGAAAGGGCAGACCAAGAAACTTGTACATGAAGGTGTCGTGTTCGATTTCAATGACTGGATTGAATATCCTGTTGACGATAACGATGACCAGGTGCAGATTATTAGAAAAGATTTGGTGAAAG GTTCCTCTTCGAAAGTCCCAGACACGTGGGAACAAGCAGGGGATGAAGTTTCGGTGAAACAGGTGGCTGCAGGGACGCCCGAGTATCAGGACGTCTTGAAGACAATCACAGACTCGTTTGCTGGAGGAACACTTCAGGTCATCAGG ATTGACCGAGTCCAGAACAATGTCCTGTACCAGCAGTTCCAGACCAAGAAGAACCAACTGGAGAACCAGAACCCTAACGTTGTCGTGGAGAGGTCTCTGTGGCACGGAACCAAGCAGGAACACACAATGAATATCTGCAACTATGGATTTAACAGAAGCCTCTGCGACAAGAGCC AGAATGAGTTTGGGGAGGGTGTCTACTTCACCACTACCGCCCCTGCAGCCGCCCAGGACAGGTATGCCCCTGTGGACGCCAACGAGAAACGATACCTCTTCCAAAGCAGGGTCATCACGGGGACCTTCACGGCGGGCCAGGCACAACTAAGAGTCCCACCCCCTCGTGATCCCGCCAAGCCCGAACTCCTGTACGACAGTGTTGTCAACGATCCAGCAGACCCAAAGACCTTTGTCATTTTCAGTGATACCCAAGCGTACCCAGAATACTTCATCACGATCAAGTGCTAG